One stretch of Serinicoccus hydrothermalis DNA includes these proteins:
- a CDS encoding MaoC/PaaZ C-terminal domain-containing protein: MSDLTRTVTVDRDLLVAYAAASGDQNPIHQDAEVARSVGLPDVIAHGMWTMGAALELVTDHVGGDPGRILSCQTRFTGMVVVPEGRSVEVLVEGVVTKTDPEAGTETLELTATCAGEKVLGRCQAVVRTGGADA; this comes from the coding sequence ATGAGCGACCTGACCCGCACCGTCACCGTCGACCGGGACCTGCTCGTCGCGTATGCCGCGGCCTCCGGCGACCAGAACCCCATCCACCAGGACGCCGAGGTCGCGCGCTCGGTCGGCCTGCCCGACGTCATCGCCCACGGCATGTGGACGATGGGGGCGGCGCTCGAGCTCGTCACGGACCACGTCGGGGGCGATCCCGGCCGCATCCTGTCCTGCCAGACCCGTTTCACCGGCATGGTCGTCGTGCCCGAGGGCAGATCAGTCGAGGTGCTCGTCGAGGGCGTGGTGACGAAGACCGACCCCGAGGCGGGCACCGAGACTCTCGAGCTCACCGCCACCTGCGCCGGCGAGAAGGTGCTGGGCCGCTGCCAGGCCGTCGTGCGCACGGGCGGTGCCGACGCGTGA
- a CDS encoding acyl-CoA dehydrogenase — translation MTTSTRQTTTPHPGTDVAMPDAAAPQASEPRSTEQLTDLGQGLRAATGGRYGPVRDLARASVPAEVMVRDASLDMAGARAWTNEALRSLVRYGMAGSGFPTTVGGLDDVGRSCVDFEMTAHGDLSLTVKSGVHFGLYGGAVTALGNEWHHETFLRPNLALEQIGCYAMTEFGHGSDVASLQTTHTYDPETDEIVVHSPTPSSTKTYIGAAAQDAHVAAVYGQLHVGEESHGVHVVVVPIRDADGNPLPGVTLGDNGAKGGLAGVDNGTITFDHVRVPRAHLLNRFGGIDDEGRYVSDIDSDNKRFFTMLGTLVRGRICVAAGAATASRKALSIATRYALRRRQFSAPGHDGDVVLMDYLAHQRKLIPAIATAYAHTFAVNEVVERLQELHEMPEKDQVAQRELETRAAGLKAVITRFGNDTIQTCREACGGAGYLAENGLTVLRGDADVFATFEGDNTVLLQLVAKGLLSGYKEMWGDLDMRGMVQFAARTFGGQFVEATAARPLIERLRTAAARKGEGETLLDRGWQLAMFADRERHVLETLATRLRRRADDQDSFEAFNSAQDHVLLAARTHMDRVVLEAFVAGIEECEDEQVREVLDRLCTLHALTSIDADSGWFQAHNRMSAGRAKAVVAQINELCAELRPQVLDLVEGLGIPETWLNSQMLQDDTSARWTPGADV, via the coding sequence ATGACCACCTCCACCCGGCAGACCACCACCCCCCACCCCGGCACCGACGTCGCCATGCCGGACGCCGCGGCGCCGCAGGCGAGCGAGCCCCGTTCCACCGAGCAGCTGACCGACCTGGGCCAGGGGCTGCGCGCGGCCACCGGCGGGCGCTACGGCCCGGTGCGCGACCTAGCGCGGGCGAGCGTGCCCGCCGAGGTCATGGTCCGCGACGCCTCGCTCGACATGGCCGGCGCCCGGGCGTGGACCAACGAGGCCCTGCGCAGCCTGGTGCGGTACGGCATGGCCGGCAGCGGCTTCCCGACGACGGTGGGCGGCCTGGACGACGTCGGCCGCTCCTGCGTCGACTTCGAGATGACCGCGCACGGCGACCTCTCGCTCACGGTGAAGTCCGGGGTCCACTTCGGCCTCTACGGCGGAGCGGTGACCGCGCTGGGCAACGAGTGGCACCACGAGACCTTCCTGCGCCCCAATCTCGCGCTGGAGCAGATCGGGTGCTACGCGATGACCGAGTTCGGCCACGGGTCGGACGTCGCGTCGCTGCAGACCACGCATACCTATGACCCGGAGACCGACGAGATCGTCGTGCACTCCCCCACCCCGTCGTCCACCAAGACCTACATCGGGGCCGCCGCCCAGGACGCGCACGTCGCCGCGGTCTACGGCCAGCTGCACGTCGGCGAGGAGTCGCACGGGGTGCACGTCGTCGTCGTGCCGATCCGCGACGCCGACGGCAACCCGCTGCCCGGCGTCACCCTCGGCGACAACGGCGCCAAGGGCGGCCTCGCCGGCGTCGACAACGGCACGATCACCTTCGACCACGTCCGGGTGCCTCGCGCCCACCTGCTCAACCGCTTCGGCGGCATCGACGACGAGGGCCGCTACGTCTCCGACATCGACAGCGACAACAAGCGCTTCTTCACGATGCTCGGGACCCTGGTGCGCGGCCGGATCTGCGTCGCCGCCGGGGCGGCCACCGCGTCCCGCAAGGCGCTCTCGATCGCCACGAGGTATGCCCTGCGCCGGCGCCAGTTCAGCGCGCCCGGGCACGACGGCGACGTCGTGCTCATGGACTACCTCGCCCACCAGCGCAAGCTCATCCCGGCCATCGCCACCGCCTACGCGCACACCTTCGCGGTCAACGAGGTGGTCGAGCGGCTGCAGGAGCTGCACGAGATGCCGGAGAAGGACCAGGTGGCCCAGCGCGAGCTGGAGACCCGCGCGGCCGGCCTCAAGGCGGTCATCACGCGCTTCGGCAACGACACGATCCAGACCTGCCGGGAGGCCTGCGGCGGCGCCGGCTACCTCGCGGAGAACGGCCTGACCGTCCTGCGGGGCGACGCCGACGTCTTCGCGACCTTCGAAGGCGACAACACCGTCCTGCTGCAGCTCGTCGCCAAGGGGCTGCTCTCCGGCTACAAGGAGATGTGGGGCGACCTGGACATGCGCGGCATGGTGCAGTTCGCGGCACGGACCTTCGGCGGGCAGTTCGTCGAGGCCACCGCCGCCCGGCCGCTCATCGAGCGGCTGCGCACGGCCGCGGCCCGCAAGGGCGAGGGCGAGACGCTGCTCGACCGGGGCTGGCAGCTGGCGATGTTCGCCGACCGTGAGCGCCACGTGCTGGAGACGCTCGCGACCCGCCTGCGCCGCCGCGCCGACGACCAGGACTCCTTCGAGGCCTTCAACTCCGCCCAGGACCACGTGCTGCTGGCAGCCCGCACCCACATGGACCGGGTCGTGCTGGAGGCCTTCGTGGCCGGGATCGAGGAGTGCGAGGACGAGCAGGTGCGCGAGGTGCTGGACCGTCTCTGCACGCTGCACGCGCTGACCTCGATCGACGCGGACTCCGGGTGGTTCCAGGCGCACAACCGCATGTCCGCGGGGCGGGCGAAGGCCGTCGTCGCACAGATCAACGAGCTCTGCGCCGAGCTGCGGCCCCAGGTCCTGGACCTCGTCGAGGGGCTCGGGATCCCGGAGACCTGGCTCAACTCGCAGATGCTGCAGGACGACACCTCGGCGCGCTGGACCCCGGGCGCCGACGTCTGA
- a CDS encoding 3-oxoacyl-ACP reductase, giving the protein MADLMQMLTTNPLARQLGVPQPTRLRRGRELPSGTVALGSAGGGRLAARTLELLGVPVRDALVDTAQTRVAETTDDGRTREVPEAYPSKIGALVLDATAATSLADLETVRGLLRPAMKGLEPSGRVVVLGVDPETAGAPTAVATQQALEGIVRSVGKELRAGATANLVRVDLLTSEPTTAAELASTLSFLLEGRSAYVSGQVLRLGHAAVEPGQVEARPFEGRIVVVTGAGRGIGTGIARTFARDGALVVAVDVPAAGQGLAEVANGIGGTALQLDITAADAGSRIAAHVAQRFGDAARIHAIVHNAGITRDKLLANTDEERWGSVLEVNLAAQIQINEVLLDPDLPGGLDEGGRIIGVASTSGIAGNRGQANYAASKAGVIGLVRAMGADPRLAGRGITVNAVAPGFIETEMTGKMPVATREVARRINSLQQGGKPVDVAETIGYLADPASSAVTGQVVRVCGQSQIGA; this is encoded by the coding sequence ATGGCCGACCTGATGCAGATGCTCACCACCAACCCGCTCGCCAGGCAGCTCGGCGTCCCGCAGCCCACGCGGCTGCGCCGCGGCCGTGAGCTCCCCTCGGGCACGGTCGCCCTGGGCTCGGCCGGCGGTGGACGGCTCGCCGCCCGGACGCTGGAGCTGCTCGGGGTGCCGGTGCGCGACGCGCTCGTCGACACCGCGCAGACCCGGGTGGCCGAGACCACGGACGACGGTCGCACCCGCGAGGTGCCCGAGGCATACCCGAGCAAGATCGGCGCACTGGTCCTCGACGCCACGGCCGCGACCTCGCTCGCCGACCTGGAGACGGTGCGCGGGCTGCTGCGCCCGGCGATGAAGGGGCTGGAGCCCTCCGGTCGCGTCGTCGTGCTCGGCGTGGACCCGGAGACCGCCGGTGCCCCCACCGCCGTCGCGACCCAGCAGGCGCTCGAGGGCATCGTGCGCAGCGTGGGCAAGGAGCTGCGCGCCGGTGCCACGGCCAACCTCGTGCGGGTCGACCTGCTCACCAGCGAGCCGACCACCGCCGCGGAGCTCGCCTCGACGCTGTCCTTCCTGCTCGAGGGCCGCTCGGCCTACGTGTCCGGGCAGGTGCTGCGGCTCGGGCACGCGGCGGTCGAGCCGGGTCAGGTGGAGGCGCGGCCGTTCGAGGGCCGCATCGTCGTCGTCACCGGCGCCGGACGGGGGATCGGAACCGGGATCGCCAGGACCTTCGCCCGGGACGGTGCCCTGGTCGTCGCCGTCGACGTCCCCGCAGCGGGGCAGGGGCTGGCCGAGGTGGCCAACGGCATCGGCGGCACCGCGCTGCAGCTGGACATCACCGCTGCCGACGCCGGCAGCCGGATCGCCGCCCACGTCGCGCAGCGCTTCGGCGACGCCGCCCGCATCCACGCGATCGTGCACAACGCCGGCATCACCCGCGACAAGCTGCTCGCCAACACCGACGAGGAGCGGTGGGGCAGCGTGCTCGAGGTCAACCTCGCCGCCCAGATCCAGATCAACGAGGTCTTGCTCGACCCCGACCTGCCGGGAGGCCTGGACGAGGGCGGCCGCATCATCGGCGTGGCCTCCACGTCCGGGATCGCCGGCAACCGGGGCCAGGCCAACTACGCCGCCTCCAAGGCCGGGGTCATCGGCCTGGTCCGCGCGATGGGTGCCGACCCCCGCCTGGCCGGGCGGGGCATCACGGTCAACGCCGTGGCCCCGGGCTTCATCGAGACCGAGATGACCGGCAAGATGCCGGTGGCCACCCGCGAGGTGGCGCGCCGGATCAACAGCCTGCAGCAGGGCGGCAAGCCGGTGGACGTCGCCGAGACCATCGGCTACCTCGCCGACCCGGCTAGCTCGGCGGTGACCGGCCAGGTCGTGCGGGTCTGCGGCCAGAGCCAGATCGGGGCCTGA
- a CDS encoding MaoC/PaaZ C-terminal domain-containing protein produces the protein MSSRPETTQAPSDVEVELLEGTPSIAAAFATGIATGLRRPGARGELPRRRLVLTGVTQDVARLADFCEVTGGLVEDTVPATWLHVLTFPLQVRLMASRDFPFPMLGMVHVANQMRVHRPVRVDEELTLSSWADSLAPHRKGSTVDLVGEARVGDEVVWEGRSTYLVRGDSPPGTSAPEQEPGAAEQQAPDPAQDATTARQVALWRVPAGQGRAYARVAGDANPIHLSALSAKAFGFPRAIAHGMWTHARVLAALRRRLPERYAVSVTFAKPVLLPSVIVLRRLVSSGPGSYVVTNRDASRVHLSMQVTDLD, from the coding sequence ATGTCCTCGCGCCCGGAGACGACCCAGGCACCCTCAGACGTGGAGGTGGAGCTGCTCGAGGGGACGCCCAGCATCGCGGCGGCCTTCGCCACCGGGATCGCCACCGGCCTGCGCCGACCGGGCGCACGCGGCGAGCTGCCACGGCGCCGGCTGGTGCTCACCGGCGTCACGCAGGACGTCGCTCGCCTCGCCGACTTCTGCGAGGTGACCGGCGGGCTGGTCGAGGACACCGTGCCCGCCACCTGGCTGCACGTCCTCACCTTCCCGCTGCAGGTCCGGCTGATGGCCTCACGCGACTTCCCCTTCCCGATGCTCGGGATGGTGCACGTCGCCAACCAGATGCGGGTGCACCGCCCGGTGCGCGTGGACGAGGAGCTGACCCTGTCGTCCTGGGCCGACAGCCTCGCGCCCCACCGCAAGGGCAGCACGGTGGACCTCGTCGGCGAGGCGCGTGTCGGGGACGAGGTCGTCTGGGAGGGGCGCAGCACCTACCTAGTTCGCGGCGACAGCCCGCCGGGGACGTCCGCGCCGGAGCAGGAGCCCGGAGCCGCGGAGCAGCAGGCGCCCGACCCGGCGCAGGACGCGACGACGGCCCGGCAGGTCGCGCTGTGGCGGGTCCCCGCCGGCCAGGGGCGGGCCTACGCCCGCGTCGCGGGGGACGCCAACCCCATCCACCTCTCGGCGCTGTCCGCCAAGGCCTTCGGCTTCCCCCGCGCCATCGCGCACGGGATGTGGACGCACGCCCGGGTGCTGGCCGCGCTGCGGCGCCGGCTGCCGGAGCGGTATGCCGTGAGCGTCACCTTCGCCAAGCCGGTCCTGCTGCCCTCGGTCATCGTGCTGCGCCGCCTCGTCTCGTCGGGTCCGGGATCGTATGTCGTGACCAACCGGGACGCCTCCCGGGTGCACCTGTCGATGCAGGTCACGGACCTGGACTGA
- a CDS encoding TetR/AcrR family transcriptional regulator: MTTHTQPRTASGPVVRDGRDSRWEAHRTERRQQLVEAALKAIRQHGAGVGMDEIAAQAGTSKTVLYRHLGDRAGLYGAVVAAVDETVLGDLGAASQHGTDALAKIQAMVHSYLSLVERDPEIYRFVMTRPLETTEGDPDDPVHRITDRVSEQLTGAIRTHLEQHGRADEADLLAPAWGHGIVGLVRATADHVLTSTSTTRLGVDDATHAVIELIRPALAGESTR; encoded by the coding sequence ATGACCACGCACACCCAGCCCCGGACGGCCTCGGGCCCGGTCGTGCGCGACGGGCGGGACTCGCGCTGGGAGGCGCACCGCACCGAGCGCCGGCAGCAGCTCGTCGAGGCGGCGCTCAAGGCGATCCGCCAGCACGGCGCCGGGGTGGGCATGGACGAGATCGCCGCCCAGGCCGGCACGAGCAAGACCGTGCTCTACCGCCACCTCGGCGACAGGGCCGGCCTCTACGGCGCCGTCGTCGCCGCCGTGGACGAGACTGTGCTGGGCGACCTGGGGGCGGCCTCGCAGCACGGCACCGATGCGCTCGCCAAGATCCAGGCGATGGTGCACTCCTACCTCTCGCTCGTGGAGCGCGACCCGGAGATCTACCGCTTCGTCATGACGCGCCCGCTGGAGACCACGGAGGGCGACCCCGACGACCCGGTGCACCGGATCACCGACCGGGTCAGCGAGCAGCTGACCGGCGCGATCCGCACCCACCTCGAGCAGCACGGCCGCGCCGACGAGGCGGACCTGCTGGCCCCCGCGTGGGGCCACGGCATCGTCGGCCTCGTCCGGGCGACCGCCGACCACGTCCTCACCAGCACCTCGACCACCCGGCTCGGCGTCGACGACGCCACCCACGCGGTGATCGAGCTCATCCGACCCGCACTCGCAGGAGAGAGCACCCGATGA
- a CDS encoding FAS1-like dehydratase domain-containing protein: MSVNPDFAGREYPPAGPFEVTADQITAFADAVGATGAAHRDPAAAQDLGYADVVAPPTFAVRLAQQCEAQLVQDPQAGIDFSRVVHGQEGFVHHRPIVAGDALTGTLHVDTIREAGGHGMVATRVELTDAQGGAVTTVTSTIVVRGEG, from the coding sequence ATGTCCGTCAACCCAGACTTCGCCGGGCGGGAGTACCCCCCGGCCGGCCCGTTCGAGGTGACCGCCGACCAGATCACCGCCTTCGCCGACGCGGTCGGCGCGACCGGGGCCGCGCACCGTGACCCGGCCGCCGCGCAGGACCTGGGGTATGCCGACGTCGTGGCACCTCCGACATTCGCCGTCCGCCTCGCGCAGCAGTGCGAGGCGCAACTGGTCCAGGACCCGCAGGCCGGGATCGACTTCTCCCGGGTCGTCCACGGGCAGGAGGGCTTCGTCCACCACCGGCCGATCGTCGCCGGCGACGCGCTGACCGGCACGCTGCACGTCGACACCATCCGCGAGGCGGGAGGGCACGGCATGGTCGCCACCCGGGTCGAGCTCACCGACGCCCAGGGCGGCGCGGTGACCACCGTGACCTCGACCATCGTCGTCCGGGGGGAGGGCTGA
- a CDS encoding DinB family protein produces the protein MDSLTTDLAEQLDFHWTHHARPRLDGLGDEEYLWEPVPGTWNARRRSDQPPPSVTARAGGGEWQLDWAHPEPDPAPVTSIAWRLGHVIVGVLGLRAHSHFGGPEADILQWDYAGTAQQALDQLDAAYAAWSGGVRALDDEALRRPVGPAEGPWAEAPMLTLVLHINREVIHHLAEVALLRDLWANGAR, from the coding sequence ATGGACTCCCTCACGACGGACCTCGCCGAGCAGCTCGACTTCCACTGGACACACCACGCCCGGCCACGGCTGGACGGGCTGGGCGACGAGGAATACCTCTGGGAGCCGGTCCCGGGGACCTGGAATGCGCGCCGCCGCTCGGACCAGCCGCCGCCCTCGGTGACGGCGCGCGCCGGGGGCGGGGAGTGGCAGCTGGACTGGGCCCACCCCGAGCCCGACCCCGCGCCGGTCACCTCGATCGCCTGGCGGCTCGGGCACGTCATCGTCGGGGTGCTGGGGCTGCGCGCCCACAGCCACTTCGGCGGACCCGAGGCGGACATCCTGCAGTGGGACTACGCCGGCACCGCGCAGCAGGCGCTGGACCAGCTGGACGCGGCGTATGCCGCCTGGTCCGGCGGGGTGCGCGCGCTCGACGACGAGGCGCTCCGCCGGCCGGTGGGTCCGGCCGAGGGCCCGTGGGCGGAGGCGCCGATGCTCACCCTGGTCCTGCACATCAACCGGGAGGTCATCCACCACCTGGCCGAGGTGGCCCTGCTCCGGGACCTGTGGGCCAACGGCGCGCGCTGA
- the rpmG gene encoding 50S ribosomal protein L33 has product MAKSTDVRPKITMACTECKERNYITKKNRRNNPDRLDMAKFCPRCGKHTAHRETR; this is encoded by the coding sequence GTGGCCAAGTCCACCGACGTCCGCCCCAAGATCACCATGGCGTGCACGGAGTGCAAGGAGCGCAACTACATCACCAAGAAGAACCGTCGGAACAACCCCGACCGGCTCGACATGGCGAAGTTCTGCCCGCGCTGCGGCAAGCACACCGCGCACCGCGAGACCCGCTGA
- a CDS encoding UDP-N-acetylmuramate dehydrogenase → MRVGGAARRLVTATTEAELIDAVREADEAGEQLLVVGGGSNLVVADEGFPGTVVLVRTRGVAVPHDSACGGVSATVAAGENWDEVVAHACEQGWSGIEALSGIPGATGATPVQNVGAYGQEVAQTIASVRVWDRDQGRVRTLFSADLGFAYRHSVLKESMVGPEATPGAVTPRHVVLDVTFSLRPTELSQPIRYAALADGLGVELGERVPLADARAAVLEQRGRRGMVLDAPDHDTWSCGSFFTNPILPREQLEEVRARAAAGAGEDADAAVPPMYPTDTEELVKTSAAWLIEHAGFTKGYATREGRPAGLSTKHTLALTNRGSARAQDVVELAREVRDGVEESFGVRLVNEPVLVGLSL, encoded by the coding sequence ATGCGGGTCGGCGGGGCCGCGCGCCGCCTCGTCACAGCCACCACCGAGGCCGAGCTCATCGACGCCGTCCGCGAGGCCGACGAGGCAGGTGAGCAGCTGCTCGTCGTGGGTGGCGGGTCCAACCTCGTCGTGGCCGACGAGGGCTTCCCGGGCACCGTCGTGCTGGTCCGGACGCGCGGCGTCGCGGTGCCGCACGACTCCGCCTGCGGCGGGGTGAGCGCCACCGTCGCGGCGGGGGAGAACTGGGACGAGGTCGTGGCCCACGCCTGCGAGCAGGGCTGGTCGGGGATCGAGGCGCTCTCCGGCATCCCCGGCGCCACCGGCGCCACGCCCGTGCAGAACGTCGGCGCCTACGGCCAGGAGGTCGCCCAGACCATCGCCAGCGTCCGGGTCTGGGACCGCGACCAGGGCCGGGTGCGGACGCTCTTCTCCGCCGACCTCGGCTTCGCCTACCGGCACTCGGTGCTCAAGGAGTCCATGGTCGGCCCGGAGGCGACACCGGGGGCGGTCACCCCACGGCACGTCGTGCTCGACGTCACCTTCTCGCTGCGCCCGACCGAGCTCTCCCAGCCGATCAGGTATGCCGCGCTCGCCGACGGTCTCGGCGTCGAGCTGGGGGAGCGGGTCCCGTTGGCAGACGCCCGGGCCGCGGTGCTGGAGCAGCGGGGGCGCCGGGGGATGGTCCTGGACGCACCGGACCACGACACCTGGTCCTGCGGCTCGTTCTTCACCAACCCGATCCTGCCGCGCGAGCAGCTCGAGGAGGTCCGTGCCCGGGCGGCGGCGGGAGCCGGTGAGGACGCCGATGCGGCGGTCCCGCCGATGTACCCCACCGACACCGAGGAGCTGGTCAAGACCTCCGCCGCCTGGCTCATCGAGCACGCGGGCTTCACCAAGGGCTACGCCACGCGTGAGGGCAGGCCCGCCGGGCTGTCGACCAAGCATACCCTGGCGCTGACCAATCGCGGCTCTGCCCGCGCGCAGGACGTCGTCGAGCTCGCGCGCGAGGTGCGCGACGGGGTGGAGGAGTCCTTCGGGGTGCGGCTGGTCAACGAGCCGGTGCTGGTCGGCCTCAGCCTCTAG
- a CDS encoding helix-turn-helix transcriptional regulator — translation MTDPTTRVLRLLGLFQTRALWSAQELADRLGVTTRSIRRDIERLRELGYPVRASSGVGGGYQLGSGGSLPPLLLDQDEAVAVAVCLRLAAGGTVAGVSEAAVRTLAKLDQVLPAHAREQVAAIHESTVTVGSARAVVDPEVLMAASRACRDRLRTTLRYVARDGEASTRRVEPATLVAVSHRWYLLAFDLDRDDWRSFRLDRVQGLTVGTMRNAARPVPDPASYITRSVTQAPYRWVARARVRMGADELAEHVSPLAGEVTELADGWCELVTGGESLDYLAAELVLLGADVEVLEPPELVAHLDTVRDRLR, via the coding sequence ATGACCGACCCCACGACCCGGGTGCTGCGGCTCCTGGGGCTCTTCCAGACCCGGGCCCTGTGGAGCGCGCAGGAGCTGGCGGACCGGCTCGGGGTGACCACCCGGAGCATCCGCCGCGACATCGAGCGGCTGCGCGAGCTCGGCTACCCGGTGCGCGCCAGCAGCGGGGTCGGGGGCGGCTACCAGCTCGGCTCCGGCGGGTCGCTGCCGCCGCTGCTGCTCGACCAGGACGAGGCGGTGGCCGTGGCGGTCTGCCTGCGCCTGGCCGCCGGCGGCACCGTGGCGGGGGTGAGCGAGGCCGCCGTGCGGACCCTCGCCAAGCTGGACCAGGTGCTGCCCGCGCACGCCCGGGAGCAGGTGGCGGCCATCCACGAGAGCACGGTCACCGTCGGCAGCGCGCGGGCGGTCGTCGACCCGGAGGTCCTCATGGCGGCCTCCCGGGCCTGCCGGGACCGGCTGCGGACCACGCTGCGGTATGTCGCCCGCGACGGTGAGGCGTCGACCCGCCGGGTCGAGCCGGCCACCCTCGTCGCGGTGAGCCACCGCTGGTACCTCCTGGCCTTCGACCTGGACCGGGACGACTGGCGCAGCTTCCGGCTGGACCGCGTCCAGGGGCTGACCGTCGGGACGATGCGCAACGCCGCGCGCCCGGTGCCGGACCCGGCGTCCTACATCACCCGCTCGGTGACGCAGGCGCCCTACCGCTGGGTCGCCCGCGCGCGGGTGCGGATGGGTGCGGACGAGCTGGCCGAGCACGTCTCCCCCCTGGCCGGGGAGGTCACCGAGCTGGCCGACGGGTGGTGCGAGCTGGTGACCGGCGGCGAGTCCCTGGACTACCTCGCGGCCGAGCTGGTGCTGCTCGGGGCCGACGTCGAGGTGCTCGAGCCACCGGAGCTGGTCGCGCACCTGGACACGGTGCGCGA
- a CDS encoding acetyl-CoA C-acetyltransferase — protein MPDQLTDAVILGGNRIPFGKAGGAYAHASNQAMLTSTLDGLVARFGLAGERLGEVAAGAVLKHARDFNLTREAVLGSALAADTPAYDLQQACGTGLETVVQVANKIRLGQVESGVAGGVDSASDAPIAVGEGLRKALLGASRARTPMARAKALAAVRPGDLAPETPRNAEPRTGLSMGEHQALTAREWGITREAQDELAAASHHNLARAWDEGFFDDLATGFLRLSRDEGLRPDTSVEKLAGLSPVFGKGEGATMTAGNSTPLSDGAALVLLGSPEWAEQHRLPALARFVDAEVAAVDYVDGEEGLLMAPAYAVPRLLARQGLTLADFDRVEIHEAFASTVLATMAAWESEEFCRDRLGLDAPLGSVDRSRLNVNGSSLAAGHPFAATGGRIVASMAKMLHEIGPGSRGLISICAAGGQGIVAIVEGC, from the coding sequence ATGCCAGACCAGCTCACCGACGCCGTCATCCTCGGCGGCAACCGGATCCCGTTCGGCAAGGCCGGTGGCGCGTATGCCCACGCCTCGAACCAGGCGATGCTCACCTCGACCCTCGACGGCCTGGTGGCCCGCTTCGGCCTGGCCGGCGAGCGCCTCGGCGAGGTGGCCGCGGGCGCCGTGCTCAAGCACGCCCGCGACTTCAACCTCACCCGGGAGGCCGTGCTCGGCTCCGCGCTGGCCGCGGACACCCCCGCCTACGACCTGCAGCAGGCGTGCGGCACGGGGCTCGAGACGGTCGTCCAGGTGGCCAACAAGATCCGGCTCGGCCAGGTCGAGTCGGGGGTGGCCGGCGGGGTCGACTCCGCGAGCGACGCGCCGATCGCGGTCGGCGAGGGTCTGCGCAAGGCGCTGCTCGGCGCCAGCCGCGCCCGCACCCCGATGGCGCGGGCCAAGGCCCTGGCGGCCGTCCGGCCGGGCGACCTGGCCCCCGAGACGCCACGCAACGCCGAGCCCCGCACCGGGCTGTCGATGGGCGAGCACCAGGCGCTGACTGCCCGGGAGTGGGGCATCACCCGCGAGGCCCAGGACGAGCTCGCCGCCGCGAGCCACCACAACCTCGCCCGGGCCTGGGACGAGGGCTTCTTCGACGACCTGGCCACCGGCTTCCTCCGGCTCTCGCGCGACGAGGGCCTGCGGCCGGACACCTCGGTCGAGAAGCTGGCCGGCCTCTCCCCGGTCTTCGGCAAGGGTGAGGGGGCGACGATGACCGCGGGCAACTCGACCCCGCTGTCCGACGGCGCGGCCCTGGTCCTGCTCGGCAGCCCGGAGTGGGCGGAGCAGCACCGGCTCCCGGCGCTCGCGCGCTTCGTCGACGCCGAGGTCGCGGCGGTCGACTACGTCGACGGCGAGGAGGGCCTGCTCATGGCCCCGGCGTATGCCGTCCCCCGGCTCCTCGCGCGGCAGGGGCTGACGCTCGCGGACTTCGACCGCGTCGAGATCCACGAGGCCTTCGCCTCCACCGTGCTGGCGACGATGGCCGCCTGGGAGTCGGAGGAGTTCTGCCGCGACCGGCTGGGCCTGGACGCGCCGCTCGGGTCGGTCGACCGGAGCCGGCTCAACGTCAACGGCTCCTCCCTCGCGGCGGGGCACCCCTTCGCCGCGACCGGTGGGCGCATCGTCGCCTCGATGGCCAAGATGCTGCACGAGATCGGCCCGGGCTCCCGTGGCCTGATCTCGATCTGCGCGGCCGGTGGTCAGGGAATCGTCGCGATCGTGGAAGGGTGCTGA
- a CDS encoding ABC transporter ATP-binding protein translates to MHLSLTGVTKSFTGHRVLRGIDLEMEAGETVAVVGPSGSGKSTVLQVAGGLLSPDEGSATVRTDDGRQDGPRHHVAFVLQTVSLLTFRSAQDNVALGGLQQGLAWKEARARARMALNALNLSDRLHARAATLSGGEAQRVAVARATISGASFILADEPTGQLDADTTREVMEAMQTVRDTAGLLVVTHDLQVAASCDRTLVLDDGRLRPA, encoded by the coding sequence ATGCACCTCTCGTTGACGGGGGTCACGAAGTCGTTCACCGGGCATCGCGTACTCCGGGGGATCGACCTCGAGATGGAGGCGGGCGAGACCGTCGCTGTGGTGGGACCCTCGGGATCCGGCAAGTCGACGGTCCTGCAAGTGGCCGGTGGCCTTCTTTCACCGGATGAAGGCTCGGCGACAGTCCGCACGGACGATGGCAGGCAGGACGGACCGCGTCACCACGTCGCCTTTGTGCTCCAGACCGTCAGCCTCCTCACGTTCCGATCCGCACAGGACAACGTGGCTCTCGGCGGCCTCCAGCAAGGCCTGGCCTGGAAGGAGGCACGTGCACGCGCCCGGATGGCTCTGAACGCGTTGAACCTGTCGGATCGCCTGCACGCCAGAGCCGCCACCTTGTCCGGCGGCGAAGCGCAACGCGTGGCCGTCGCCCGAGCGACCATCAGTGGGGCCTCCTTCATCCTTGCCGACGAACCCACCGGCCAGCTCGACGCGGACACCACTCGAGAAGTGATGGAAGCCATGCAAACCGTCCGCGACACAGCCGGCCTGCTGGTGGTCACGCACGACCTGCAGGTCGCGGCGTCCTGCGACCGAACGCTCGTCCTCGACGACGGAAGGCTCAGGCCGGCATGA